In Luteolibacter sp. Y139, a genomic segment contains:
- a CDS encoding nuclear transport factor 2 family protein has translation MSTHAELTRRCFEAYEKKDRSLIEPILAEDFTFSSPLDDAINRESYFERCWPNSEHVGTFEFEKLIEDGDDVVAIYLATSKDGAQFRNTEVFTFRGEQLVHVQVYFGSDTKESASQED, from the coding sequence ATGAGCACGCACGCCGAACTCACCCGCCGCTGCTTCGAAGCTTACGAGAAAAAGGACCGCAGTCTTATCGAGCCGATTCTGGCTGAGGACTTCACCTTCAGCAGCCCGCTCGATGATGCGATCAATCGCGAGAGCTATTTCGAGCGTTGTTGGCCTAACAGCGAGCATGTGGGCACTTTCGAATTCGAGAAGCTGATCGAGGACGGCGATGACGTGGTAGCTATCTACCTCGCGACGTCCAAGGATGGAGCGCAGTTCAGGAACACGGAAGTCTTCACCTTTCGGGGTGAACAGCTGGTCCACGTGCAGGTGTATTTCGGCAGCGATACCAAGGAGAGCGCCAGTCAGGAGGATTAG
- a CDS encoding arylsulfatase B: MATEKPNVLVIVADDLGWADVGFNGGTIPTPNLDRLASTGVNLTGFRAAPMCSPTRAGLMTGRWPLRFGMMRAVVPPWSKYGLPAEEKTIPELLAPAGYEQREITGKWHLGHAKREFLPLAHGFTSFYGCYNGAIDYFTHERDGETDWHRNDQTVKEPGYSTDLIGAEAARFVREAPDEKPWLLYMPLNAPHAPMEAKEEDLAKFSSLGPKKRVYAAMVNAMDRAIGQVLTAVEARPDAADTLVLFFSDNGGVKGEGANNGPYRGAKLGVYEGGTRSCAAIRWPAAGLTGGKRFDGRIGYIDVLPTLLAAAGAEAPKNLDGIDFLPALRDGKPLPERPWFSYVHQGEDAHASVHLGSWKLVAHDDFFSESPTAKATWELYDLAADPGEAKDVAGQHAEKVAELKKLLREFGTWQKKGVGPYGEGREGFKSPKDWVITE; this comes from the coding sequence GTGGCGACCGAAAAGCCGAATGTGCTGGTGATCGTGGCCGATGACCTCGGATGGGCAGACGTGGGCTTCAATGGCGGGACGATTCCGACCCCGAATCTCGACCGGCTCGCGTCGACCGGGGTGAATCTGACCGGCTTCCGCGCCGCGCCGATGTGCTCGCCGACCCGGGCGGGGCTGATGACCGGCCGCTGGCCGCTGCGGTTCGGCATGATGCGGGCGGTGGTCCCGCCGTGGTCGAAATACGGGCTGCCGGCCGAGGAAAAGACGATCCCCGAGCTGCTGGCCCCCGCCGGCTACGAGCAGCGGGAGATCACCGGGAAGTGGCACCTGGGCCATGCCAAGCGCGAATTCCTGCCGCTGGCCCACGGTTTCACGAGCTTCTACGGCTGCTACAATGGGGCGATCGACTACTTCACCCACGAGCGCGACGGCGAAACCGACTGGCACCGGAATGACCAGACGGTGAAAGAGCCGGGCTACTCTACGGATCTCATCGGTGCGGAGGCCGCCCGCTTCGTCCGGGAGGCTCCGGATGAAAAGCCATGGCTGCTCTACATGCCGCTGAATGCCCCACATGCGCCGATGGAAGCGAAGGAGGAAGATCTGGCGAAATTCTCCAGTCTGGGACCCAAGAAGCGGGTCTATGCGGCGATGGTGAACGCGATGGACCGGGCGATCGGCCAGGTTCTCACGGCCGTGGAAGCCCGGCCGGATGCCGCCGATACCCTGGTGCTCTTCTTCAGCGACAATGGCGGAGTGAAGGGCGAGGGGGCCAACAATGGTCCGTATCGCGGTGCCAAGCTGGGCGTTTATGAAGGCGGCACGCGATCCTGCGCAGCGATCCGCTGGCCGGCGGCAGGCCTGACCGGCGGCAAGCGCTTCGACGGGCGCATCGGCTACATCGATGTGCTGCCGACCCTGCTCGCCGCGGCCGGTGCGGAGGCTCCGAAGAACCTGGATGGCATCGACTTCCTGCCCGCCCTCCGCGACGGCAAGCCGCTGCCGGAGCGCCCGTGGTTCTCCTACGTCCACCAGGGCGAGGATGCCCATGCCTCCGTGCATCTCGGCTCGTGGAAGCTGGTCGCGCACGATGATTTCTTCTCCGAAAGTCCCACGGCGAAAGCGACTTGGGAACTCTACGACCTGGCGGCTGACCCGGGAGAAGCGAAGGACGTGGCTGGGCAGCATGCCGAGAAGGTCGCCGAATTGAAGAAGCTCCTGCGTGAATTCGGGACTTGGCAGAAGAAGGGAGTGGGCCCCTACGGCGAAGGGCGCGAGGGCTTCAAGTCGCCGAAGGATTGGGTCATCACGGAGTAG
- a CDS encoding ATP-grasp domain-containing protein, which produces MHAYVLEADPIHENSINYFAAALGFHRLGYRVERYRLSELPLLGVSRETPVFGGVESILRVFPSYKSLPHYPTELAGFLGRDIQVKRLSEVKHGEFFKPLEQDHKKFAPMLLDDSVAASIAVHSMEPDHQVYVSEDVSILSEYRCYVHHGEAAAIHCYKGDVTIFPDRNAVLNMIEAYTSAPVAYGLDVGVLESGETVLVEVNDFCCLGNYGIRPTPYAFGIASRWEQLWGQYRKP; this is translated from the coding sequence GTGCACGCATACGTCCTCGAGGCCGACCCCATCCATGAGAACTCGATCAACTACTTCGCGGCAGCGCTCGGGTTCCATCGGCTGGGCTATCGTGTGGAGCGGTATCGCTTGAGCGAGCTGCCCTTGCTCGGGGTGTCCCGGGAGACGCCGGTTTTCGGCGGGGTCGAAAGCATCCTGCGTGTGTTCCCCTCCTACAAGAGCCTCCCTCATTACCCGACGGAGCTTGCGGGTTTCCTCGGGCGCGATATCCAAGTGAAGCGGCTGTCGGAGGTGAAGCACGGCGAGTTTTTCAAGCCGCTGGAACAGGATCACAAGAAGTTCGCGCCGATGCTTCTGGATGACTCGGTGGCCGCGTCCATCGCGGTGCATTCAATGGAGCCGGATCACCAGGTCTACGTCAGCGAGGACGTGTCGATCCTCTCGGAGTATCGCTGCTACGTGCATCATGGGGAAGCAGCAGCCATCCATTGCTACAAGGGCGACGTTACGATCTTCCCCGACCGCAACGCCGTCCTCAACATGATCGAGGCCTACACCTCCGCGCCGGTGGCCTACGGTCTGGACGTCGGCGTCCTAGAATCCGGCGAGACCGTCTTGGTCGAAGTGAACGATTTCTGCTGCCTGGGGAACTACGGCATCCGCCCCACGCCCTACGCCTTCGGCATCGCCAGCCGCTGGGAGCAGCTGTGGGGTCAATACAGGAAACCGTGA
- a CDS encoding lysozyme inhibitor LprI family protein, protein MKFLPLCLALIVAAPVALHAQSQQEMNAEAAEAFKKADKELNETYAKVLANLDDEAKENLKKSQRAWVAWRDAEAAFRADAEARGGSMWPLIHEGVRGSLTKERVKSLKELLLEEK, encoded by the coding sequence GTGAAATTCCTCCCTCTTTGCCTCGCCCTGATCGTTGCTGCCCCGGTCGCACTCCACGCCCAGTCGCAGCAGGAAATGAACGCCGAAGCCGCCGAGGCCTTCAAGAAGGCGGACAAGGAACTCAATGAGACCTATGCCAAGGTCCTCGCCAACCTCGACGACGAGGCCAAGGAGAACCTCAAGAAATCCCAGCGCGCCTGGGTCGCATGGCGGGATGCCGAGGCGGCCTTCCGTGCCGATGCCGAAGCCCGCGGCGGCAGCATGTGGCCCCTCATCCACGAAGGCGTCCGCGGCAGTCTGACGAAGGAGCGGGTGAAGAGCTTGAAGGAGCTTCTGCTAGAGGAGAAGTGA
- a CDS encoding NUDIX hydrolase, which yields MPKDLLEVSRELKSMAEAGLRYSDGPYDLERYKRLHEIASELLTAEDREFRWPVEIGYATPKVDVRAAVIREGKILLVREASSGQWTLPGGWADLNASPAENAAREVLEEAGIVVEVRKLIACWDKDRQGHPRQPEHVYKLVFLCEATGGELTLSHETDGADWFSPDALPDLCPYRAAAHYIDLAFTHAAQPELPTAFD from the coding sequence ATGCCGAAGGACCTGTTGGAAGTCAGCCGTGAACTGAAATCGATGGCCGAAGCCGGCCTGCGCTACTCCGACGGGCCCTACGACCTCGAACGCTACAAGCGCCTCCACGAAATCGCTTCCGAACTGCTCACCGCCGAGGACCGCGAGTTCCGCTGGCCGGTCGAAATCGGCTACGCCACACCCAAGGTCGATGTCCGCGCCGCGGTGATCCGGGAGGGAAAGATCCTGCTCGTGCGCGAAGCGAGCTCAGGTCAATGGACCCTCCCCGGCGGATGGGCCGACCTGAATGCCAGTCCCGCCGAAAACGCCGCCCGCGAGGTGCTGGAAGAGGCCGGCATCGTGGTGGAGGTGCGGAAGCTCATCGCCTGTTGGGACAAGGACCGCCAGGGCCACCCGCGCCAGCCGGAGCATGTCTACAAGCTGGTCTTCCTGTGTGAGGCGACCGGCGGCGAACTGACGCTGTCCCATGAAACCGATGGGGCGGACTGGTTCTCGCCGGATGCGCTGCCCGATCTCTGCCCCTACCGAGCAGCGGCGCACTACATTGATCTCGCCTTCACTCACGCGGCCCAACCGGAGCTGCCGACGGCTTTCGATTGA